One Triticum dicoccoides isolate Atlit2015 ecotype Zavitan chromosome 5B, WEW_v2.0, whole genome shotgun sequence genomic window carries:
- the LOC119311743 gene encoding linoleate 9S-lipoxygenase 2-like, which yields MFSDIIGGLTGARLKGSVVLTRKNALDFNDLGATIIDSVTEFLGRGVTCQLISSTIVDSNNGNRGKVGAEASLERWITSLPLITVGDSKFSVTFDWAVDKLGVPGAIIVKNNHASEFFLKTITLDDVPGHGTVVFVANSWVYPQDMYRYNRVFFANDTYLPSKMPAALKPYRDDELRNLRGDDQQGPYEAHERVYRYDIYHDLGDTRQILGGSKEFPYPRRCRTGRKLSQTNPDRESRLLPLVQNTYVPRDELFGHLKQSDFLGYSLKALVDGIIPAIRTYVDLSPGEFDSFADILKLYEGGIKLPNIPALEEMRKRFPLELVKDLIPMGGDYLLKLPKPQVIKEDEIAWMTDEEFAREILAGVNPMMITRVTEFPPKSTLDPSQYGDHTSTITEAHIRNSLEGLTAQQAMASNRLYILDHHDNMMPYLVRLNNLDDTFLYATRTLFFLRGDGTLAPVAIELSMPLLQGGLTTAKSTVYTPASTGVEAWIWQLAKAYVCVNDYGYHQLVSHWLNTHAVMEPFIIATNRQLSVTHPVHKLLQPHYRDTMNINSRARELLINAGGVIELTVFQRKYAMEMSSVTYKDWNFNEQALPDDLIKRGMAVPDPSSPHKVRLLLEDYPYAVDGLAIWTVIEQWVTEYLAIYYTSDSVLQGDVELQAWWKEVREVGHGDLKDAAWWPEMKTLAELVKACTTIIWTGSALHAAVNFGQYPYAGYHPNKPSASRRPMPEPGTEEYAMLAREPEKVFIHTITNQVQAIIGISLLEILSKHSSDEIYLGQRDTPEWTSDAKALEAFKRFGTRLEGIESEVVALNGNPQLKNRNGPVKFSYMLLYPNTSDHNGDATGLTARGIPNSISI from the exons ATGTTTAGCGATATCATCGGCGGGCTGACCGGGGCACGTCTCAAGGGCTCGGTAGTCCTGACGCGCAAGAACGCGCTCGACTTCAACGACTTGGGCGCCACCATCATAGACAGCGTCACCGAGTTCCTCGGCCGTGGTGTCACCTGCCAGCTCATCAGCTCCACCATCGTCGACTCCA ACAACGGGAACCGTGGGAAGGTGGGCGCGGAGGCGAGCCTGGAGCGGTGGATCACGAGCCTGCCGTTGATCACCGTGGGCGACTCCAAGTTCAGCGTCACGTTCGACTGGGCGGTGGACAAGCTGGGCGTGCCGGGCGCCATCATCGTTAAGAACAACCACGCCTCTGAGTTCTTCCTCAAGACCATCACCCTCGACGACGTGCCCGGCCATGGCACCGTTGTCTTCGTCGCCAACTCATGGGTCTACCCGCAAGACATGTACCGCTACAACCGCGTCTTCTTCGCCAACGAC ACGTACCTGCCCAGCAAGATGCCGGCGGCCCTGAAGCCTTaccgcgacgacgagctccgcaacCTGAGGGGGGACGACCAGCAGGGGCCGTACGAGGCGCACGAGCGCGTCTACCGCTACGACATCTACCACGACCTCGGCGACACCCGCCAGATCCTCGGCGGCTCCAAGGAGTTTCCCTACCCTCGCCGCTGCCGCACCGGCCGCAAGCTCTCACAAACCA ACCCCGATCGCGAGAGCCGTCTTCTGCCGCTGGTGCAGAACACCTACGTGCCGCGGGACGAGCTGTTCGGCCATCTCAAGCAGTCGGACTTCCTCGGGTACTCGCTCAAGGCGCTGGTGGACGGGATCATACCGGCCATCCGCACCTACGTCGACCTCTCCCCCGGCGAGTTCGACTCCTTCGCCGACATCCTCAAGCTCTACGAGGGCGGCATCAAGCTGCCCAACATCCCGGCCCTCGAGGAGATGCGCAAGCGCTTCCCGCTCGAGCTCGTCAAGGACCTCATACCCATGGGCGGCGACTACCTCCTCAAGCTCCCCAAGCCACAAGTCATCAAAG AGGACGAGATAGCATGGATGACCGACGAGGAGTTTGCAAGGGAGATTCTTGCCGGGGTCAACCCGATGATGATCACACGTGTCACG GAGTTTCCTCCCAAGAGTACTTTGGATCCAAGCCAGTACGGTGACCACACCAGCACCATCACTGAGGCGCATATCAGGAATAGCCTCGAGGGCCTCACCGCGCAGCAGGCAATGGCCAGCAACAGGCTCTACATCCTTGACCACCACGACAACATGATGCCATACCTCGTCAGGCTCaataacctcgacgacaccttcCTCTATGCCACAAGGACTCTGTTCTTCCTGCGAGGCGACGGCACGCTGGCGCCAGTGGCCATCGAGCTGAGCATGCCTCTGCTGCAGGGCGGCCTTACCACCGCAAAGAGCACTGTCTACACGCCAGCGTCCACCGGCGTCGAGGCATGGATATGGCAGCTAGCCAAGGCGTACGTCTGTGTCAACGACTACGGCTATCACCAGCTGGTCAGCCACTGGCTCAACACGCACGCCGTGATGGAGCCCTTCATCATCGCCACGAACCGGCAACTAAGCGTGACTCACCCGGTGCACAAGCTCCTACAGCCACACTACCGTGACACGATGAACATCAACTCGCGGGCGCGTGAGTTGCTCATCAACGCCGGCGGAGTCATCGAGCTGACCGTCTTCCAACGCAAGTACGCCATGGAGATGTCCTCCGTCACCTACAAAGACTGGAACTTCAACGAGCAGGCCCTCCCTGACGATCTAATCAAAAG aggcatggccgtgcctgaCCCATCAAGCCCGCACAAGGTGCGGCTGTTGCTTGAGGACTACCCTTACGCGGTGGACGGGCTGGCTATATGGACTGTGATCGAGCAGTGGGTGACAGAGTATCTCGCCATCTACTACACCAGCGACAGCGTGCTCCAGGGTGACGTGGAGCTGCAGGCGTGGTGGAAGGAGGTACGCGAGGTCGGCCACGGCGACCTCAAGGACGCTGCGTGGTGGCCAGAGATGAAGACGCTGGCAGAGCTGGTCAAGGCATGCACCACCATTATCTGGACAGGGTCGGCCCTGCACGCCGCTGTAAACTTCGGGCAGTACCCGTACGCAGGTTACCACCCCAACAAGCCGTCAGCGAGCCGTCGTCCGATGCCGGAGCCGGGCACCGAGGAATATGCCATGCTGGCCCGCGAGCCCGAAAAGGTATTCATCCACACTATCACCAACCAGGTGCAGGCCATCATTGGCATTTCACTGCTCGAGATCCTATCCAAGCACTCCTCCGACGAGATTTACCTCGGGCAACGTGACACGCCGGAGTGGACATCAGACGCGAAGGCTCTAGAGGCGTTCAAGCGGTTTGGCACGAGGTTGGAGGGCATCGAGAGCGAGGTGGTTGCCTTGAACGGGAACCCCCAGCTCAAGAACCGCAATGGGCCAGTCAAGTTCTCATACATGTTGCTCTACCCCAATACCTCTGACCACAATGGCGATGCCACCGGGCTCACGGCTAGGGGCATCCCCAATAGCATCTCCATTTGA